From a region of the Neisseria subflava genome:
- a CDS encoding host-nuclease inhibitor Gam family protein — MAKTRIKQPAIEAAQDKAEVTAFIRKIGDLQREVKRLETEAGDKKAVIEEEYAAKAAPMCAEIMSLTERVAAYCEAHKDELTENGKTKTVDFTTGLIKWRIRPPSVKVTGVAAVLAWLSEKSAFAEFVRTKKEIDKDAILNQKERFSDGQVPGIKIVSGLEDFVIEPSEQIL; from the coding sequence ATGGCTAAAACCCGAATCAAACAGCCCGCTATCGAAGCGGCACAAGATAAAGCGGAAGTTACTGCGTTTATCCGCAAAATCGGCGATTTGCAACGCGAAGTCAAACGCCTGGAAACCGAAGCCGGAGACAAAAAAGCGGTCATCGAAGAAGAATATGCCGCCAAAGCCGCGCCGATGTGTGCCGAAATCATGAGCCTGACCGAACGTGTGGCCGCATACTGCGAGGCACATAAGGACGAGCTGACGGAAAACGGTAAAACCAAAACCGTGGACTTTACTACCGGCCTGATTAAATGGCGCATCCGTCCGCCATCTGTCAAGGTAACGGGCGTGGCTGCCGTCTTGGCGTGGCTCTCGGAGAAATCCGCCTTTGCTGAGTTTGTACGCACGAAAAAGGAAATCGATAAAGACGCCATCCTGAATCAAAAAGAGCGTTTTTCAGACGGCCAAGTGCCGGGGATTAAGATTGTGTCGGGGCTTGAGGATTTTGTGATTGAGCCGAGCGAACAAATTCTATAA
- a CDS encoding DNA polymerase III has translation MNTEFALNQLSNALNFIGTNLLDRKAMGKEEMEQCGCLLLVLSEYANILDQKQKEEEV, from the coding sequence ATGAATACCGAATTTGCCTTGAACCAGCTTTCAAACGCTTTGAATTTTATCGGCACAAACCTGTTGGACCGCAAAGCAATGGGGAAAGAGGAGATGGAACAATGTGGCTGCCTGCTGCTAGTGTTGTCCGAATACGCCAACATACTTGACCAAAAACAGAAAGAAGAGGAGGTGTGA
- a CDS encoding antA/AntB antirepressor family protein, which translates to MNTQLIPTVSGQLDNQTQALVDAHDLHKFLGVETPFSKWIQRRIEEYGFTQALDFIGVDKIVRTEAGFFGQRDKTVQGYYLSLDMAKELCMVERNDKGRQARRYFIEMEKQAKALPDAVLYRIDALEDAYFQAAPEMLALLRYRSMGLNLTEIGKLLDMTPGAVSYRLKKLNDLGFLEYVPKPKMVAQQQSLGLEG; encoded by the coding sequence ATGAATACCCAACTCATCCCAACTGTTTCAGGTCAATTGGACAATCAAACACAAGCACTGGTTGATGCTCATGACCTGCATAAGTTCTTAGGTGTGGAAACACCATTTTCTAAATGGATTCAGCGTCGCATTGAAGAATACGGATTTACACAAGCCCTTGATTTTATCGGCGTGGACAAAATTGTCCGCACCGAAGCAGGTTTCTTTGGACAGCGTGATAAAACTGTTCAGGGGTATTATTTATCCCTCGATATGGCAAAAGAGCTGTGCATGGTTGAACGTAACGACAAAGGACGCCAAGCCCGCCGATATTTTATCGAAATGGAGAAACAGGCAAAAGCCCTGCCCGATGCCGTGCTATACCGCATCGATGCATTGGAAGACGCCTATTTCCAAGCCGCGCCCGAAATGCTCGCGCTGCTGCGCTACCGCAGTATGGGCTTGAACCTGACCGAAATAGGCAAACTCTTGGACATGACCCCCGGCGCGGTTTCCTACCGTCTCAAAAAACTCAACGATTTGGGTTTCTTGGAATATGTCCCTAAGCCCAAAATGGTGGCACAACAACAGTCTTTGGGATTGGAGGGTTAA